One window of the Cryptomeria japonica chromosome 7, Sugi_1.0, whole genome shotgun sequence genome contains the following:
- the LOC131041518 gene encoding uncharacterized protein LOC131041518: MVNIAPPWLKLNFDDATRSGIMEGGGIIRDNMGNLVLAYAANFDSISSNMAEALTLFWGLKLALDINAKRLIIEGDSKLIIEAAKGVSRASWMINNVIKDIWSMIFWLEEFQIQHIYREGNAVADSLATMSLEIKGTRCWRHLDSLNDKKKDLIGREQIASTDK; the protein is encoded by the coding sequence ATGGTCAACATCGCCCCCCCATGGCTTAAACTTAATTTTGACGATGCTACTCGTAGTGGAATTATGGAAGGAGGTGGAATTATTAGGGACAACATGGGAAACTTGGTTCTAGCCTATGCGGCAAATTTTGACTCTATCTCGAGCAACATGGCTGAAGCCCTTACTCTCTTCTGGGGACTTAAGCTAGCTCTCGATATCAATGCTAAAAGActgatcattgaaggggactctaagctAATTATTGAGGCAGCTAAAGGAGTTTCAAGGGCTAGCTGGATGATCAACAATGTCATCAAGGACATTTGGTCCATGATATTCTGGCTTGAGGAATTTCAAATTCAGCACATCTACAGAGAGGGAAACGCGGTGGCAGACTCTCTAGCTACCATGAGCCTGGAGATAAAAGGTACGAGGTGCTGGAGACACCTAGATTCTcttaatgacaagaagaaggaccTTATTGGGAGAGAACAAATTGCCTCTACCGATAAATGA